In Fibrobacter sp. UWR3, a single window of DNA contains:
- a CDS encoding ComEA family DNA-binding protein encodes MNAAEKKVVRIAIFLFAVGTLVRFAPWGLPAIENVDIADRQKYAQTSKVSGVAQSRLEYAGESAPDVPAVAESAGDPQAKSPPKRGKKKKAVVRFPLRINDATADELCALKGVGPKLADKIIAFREANGPFGGPSSLQKVPGIGKKKLEGILPWVIFD; translated from the coding sequence ATGAATGCTGCCGAAAAGAAAGTCGTGCGCATCGCAATATTCCTGTTTGCGGTGGGTACGCTGGTGAGGTTTGCCCCCTGGGGGCTGCCCGCCATCGAGAACGTGGACATTGCAGACCGTCAGAAGTATGCTCAAACGAGCAAAGTTTCGGGCGTGGCACAGTCCAGGTTGGAATATGCGGGGGAGAGTGCCCCGGACGTGCCCGCCGTGGCCGAGAGCGCCGGCGACCCGCAGGCGAAATCTCCCCCGAAAAGGGGCAAGAAAAAGAAGGCGGTCGTCCGCTTTCCCTTGCGTATCAACGATGCCACGGCAGATGAACTTTGCGCCCTGAAGGGGGTCGGCCCCAAGCTCGCCGACAAGATTATCGCCTTCCGGGAGGCGAACGGACCCTTCGGAGGGCCGTCCTCCCTGCAAAAAGTACCCGGAATCGGTAAAAAAAAGCTGGAGGGCATTCTCCCGTGGGTGATTTTTGATTAG
- a CDS encoding 3-deoxy-manno-octulosonate cytidylyltransferase encodes MTDVHCIVPARIGSSRFPGKPLFKLCGKEMIVRTLERALLADCFGRIVCATDSEQIAEVVSNAGFDFVMTGPAATGSDRVAEAARMLGLDLVVNLQGDEPLVEPSVLSDVAQELALHPDCWVTVACPLNPAESTLETVVKVRVEGDLAVDFTRNVAPADAPRWFQHQGIYAYSRVSRDEFASLPQNAVEKERSLEQMRILGRRPIRIVQSPYPSVSVDVPSDAGTVEALIEKEMLNRGSR; translated from the coding sequence ATGACGGATGTACACTGCATTGTACCCGCACGCATTGGGTCTTCTCGGTTTCCCGGGAAGCCTCTTTTTAAATTGTGCGGCAAGGAAATGATTGTAAGGACGCTGGAACGCGCGCTCCTTGCGGACTGTTTCGGGCGTATCGTATGCGCGACCGACAGCGAGCAGATTGCGGAGGTGGTATCTAACGCGGGTTTCGACTTCGTGATGACCGGCCCCGCAGCGACGGGTTCCGACCGCGTCGCCGAGGCCGCCCGCATGCTGGGCCTGGACCTTGTGGTGAACCTTCAGGGCGACGAGCCCCTTGTGGAACCTTCCGTGCTTTCCGATGTCGCGCAGGAACTTGCCCTGCACCCCGATTGCTGGGTGACCGTCGCCTGCCCGCTGAACCCTGCGGAATCGACTCTGGAAACTGTAGTCAAGGTCCGCGTGGAAGGTGACCTTGCCGTAGATTTTACCCGCAACGTGGCTCCGGCGGATGCTCCCCGCTGGTTCCAGCACCAGGGAATATACGCGTATTCCCGCGTGTCGCGGGACGAGTTCGCCTCCCTCCCGCAGAACGCCGTGGAGAAGGAGCGCTCGCTGGAGCAGATGCGCATTCTGGGCAGGCGCCCGATACGCATAGTGCAGAGCCCTTACCCGTCGGTGTCGGTGGATGTCCCATCTGACGCGGGCACGGTGGAGGCGCTGATAGAAAAAGAGATGTTGAACCGCGGAAGCAGATAA
- the gatC gene encoding Asp-tRNA(Asn)/Glu-tRNA(Gln) amidotransferase subunit GatC gives MLENDEVLKLAKLSRLSIAEEDIPAVKGHLDKMLGHLEALKALDLSNVEPMTAVENGATILREDVPVQGFTLDQAFANAPAVENDHFAIPKVIGG, from the coding sequence ATGTTAGAGAATGATGAAGTACTGAAACTGGCGAAGCTTTCGCGCCTGAGTATCGCAGAAGAGGATATCCCTGCGGTAAAGGGGCATCTGGACAAGATGCTCGGCCATCTCGAGGCTCTGAAGGCTCTTGACCTTTCGAATGTCGAACCGATGACTGCGGTCGAAAACGGCGCCACGATTCTCCGCGAAGACGTCCCGGTGCAGGGCTTTACCCTTGACCAGGCTTTCGCGAACGCTCCCGCCGTGGAAAACGACCACTTCGCCATCCCGAAGGTCATCGGCGGCTAG